TGAGATACATTTACTGTTTGGTATATGAAATAGTTGGCAATTCCGGAAGAGTTGAGAGttcaaaaggaagaaaaaaatggtGAAAGTCCAAGTAAATCGTCATGTTGCTGTTGTGTGTCTCTGTATTTGTATGTGAAGAAGAATGCTCCCCAGTATTCATATGCATAGGCTAATtcaatttattcattattttatcAGTTATGTTGATTTTCTCGTTTCTCTTTCGATTGATTACCTTACTGGAATCCATCGTTTATTTCTTCTGCGGTTACCCTTTCCATTTCAGAGAGAAGTAGTCCATGATTTCCTTAAAGAAAAGATGTATATGTAGTTTAAAAGCCATATGATTTACAAGTCATGAACACTTATAAGTAGCCCACTGAACATTGGATATTAGTCTGCAATTCCAAAAGATCTCGTTTTGATGAATGGATAATCAAACGATAAGTGCTCCGTTCTATTCCTTTTCCAACAAAAGGTGCTAATTAATATTATACTTCAACCTACATCAATGATCAGTTTTGTTATGCCATAGCATTTATAGCTGTTTGTTTTTCCTCCTACGATACTTTGACTTAGCTTTCTAGGCATGGCTTTTCAGCAGCGACGTAGTCTCAATGCCACATCtaatttatgtaattatttttCTGTTCTTGATTTCAGGCCATGAACATGACTTCTCCAACAACTCAATTTGCCCCCACAAGAAGGATGGGCATATATGAACCATTTCACCAGATGAGTGTGTGGGAAGACGCTTTTAGAGGTGACATTATGCCTACCGCTGATGCATGTATGGTTTCACAGCCAAACGACAGGCTAGATGACAAGGTATAGCAACATATATCCTTATTCTGACTAATAAAATTCAAGTTAGTACAGTTGTCAGGCTAATATCTAACTGTGCTTATTGTAGTCGGGGTATACATCCGGTGAACAACATATACCCTCTGGCTCTGGGGATAATCAAGCACTGAGGGGTTCTTCAGACAAGGTGGGTGCCCCGGCTCTCTCCTTTTTGGTTTAGGTATCCTATCATAAGATATAAAAGTAGAAAGATTAACCTCTGATGTAAATACATTTCCATATTGAATGGATGACAGGTACAACGACGTTTAGCGCAAAATCGTGAAGCTGCCCGTAAAAGCCGAATGCGGAAAAAGGTAAATGAAGTTCTACTCATAAAATTTCTAGCACATGTAGATGTTTTAGGATATTCTATTAGTCATAAAATTCCTCTTGATTCCTTTCTTCGCCCTTTTCACAGGCCTATGTTCAGCAGCTGGAAACGAGTCGTTTGAAGCTGGCACAACTCGAATTGGAGCTTGAGAGAGCTAGACAGCAGGTCAGAAACATCATTCCTTGCGCGTTTCTTACCCAACAAGTATATGTATCTGTGCTCCTATTTTATATTCCATCACGGCCTTTGACATTATGATGAAATGGCTTATTGCAGGGACTATACATGTTAGGTTCAAATAGCAATACGGGGCTATTAGGAACAATTAATCCAGGTATGTGGATAGAGGAGTTGTCACTCGATAGTCTACTTTGCATTTTATCTTGGCATCATCACTAGATTAACTACTGATCTGTGTTGAGTGATCTACCAATTTGATGTTGAAACTAGTCTCCAAGCTGgaattgatgattatgataatATGCGAATAGTTTATAGGTGCAGAGTTTAAGTTGTTTCTTGAACATTTATGTGCCTATTCAGTAAGCTGTTCTTTAACAGATCTCAATGTATTCAAAGAGCGTGGTTatgcatatttttatattgtttcaaTAAAATCTTAAAGTACACTTAAGTCATCCACTCGCTCTGCGTTATCTGAAAGTATAGACTACTTGCATTATTTAATATTGTCCTCATCCTAACAAGACGAGCACGTCCAACGTTTGCTGAAGTTATTGGCATTTGATTAGCTAATAATTCATGCTATTAGAGTAGAATATTAGCCCATTTACTTTGACTGATTGATgctattaaattatatatagagATTTTGTTCATAATTAAGTAATGCTGCCTATGCAGGAATAGCTGCATTCGAGATAGAATACAGCCACTGGGTGGAAGAGCAACAAAAAAAGAATGCAGAATTGCGGAGTATTTTGCAGTCTTCTGTAAGCGATATGGAGCTTCAGTTGCTGGTAGAAAATGTCTTAAGCCACTATTTCAATCTCTTCCGGATGAAAGCTGATGCTGCCAAGGCTGACGTGTTTTACTTAATGTCTGGGATGTGGAGAACTTCCGTCGAGCGTTTTTTCCTCTGGATTGGAGGATTCAAGCCATCAGAACTCATAAATGTAGTCCCTAGTGCATTTTTACTGCTTTTTTTGTTTCTACTTTACCTTCACTTGCTTATGGGTTTCTCTTAGCgttttttcatatataaattTCCTGAACTATGCCAATCATTTTGCATCTAAAACTAGTCAAATGGCCTATATATGTTTAACTTGTTGATTTCCTCTAGTGATTGTCAATGACATATTTCATTCAGTGCTGCAGCTATGCTCGTAGCTCGCGACATGATAAATAATGCTCATTTTAGGATGTTATAATCTAGTTGAATCATTACACCATCCATTTAGATATTTTGATGAAGCTAAACAATGATCTCAAGTAAAGTTAAGTTACTTTGGTTTGTAGTGTAGCACTTaataatcatgaataaaaaagcacatttgaaatcaatgacTAAAAGACCTCTTGTAGCCCTATTCGTTCGTTCTTATCTCATATCCCTGCACTCATTTAAAATCAGTAGTACAATATCAAATAAGCACTGTTTATGAATATCGACACCCTACAgtttattttacttaatttgTCACCAAATGAAAAGTAGAACAATTATGAACGAGATTTCTAATTGTATATCAACTTTACACAGGTGGTGATGCCACAACTCGAGCCCTTGACCGATCAGCAAATCTTTAAAGTCTGTAATCTGCGACACTGTTGCCAGCAAGCTGAAGATGCTCTCACACAGGGAATGGATAAACTTCAGCAGACTCTGGCTCAGAGCATCCTAAATATGAACACAGGAGCTGGAAATTACACTTCCCAAATGGTTTCTTCTATGGAAAATTTAGAAGCATTGGAGAGCTTTGTTAACCAGGTTTCTCTCACTTTCATTGTCGTTCTGTATCCTCAAAAATCAAGTTTAAATATGACTGTAATCCTGAAAGAAACTGATGCGTACGTCCAACAAGTATACTTTTTAAGTATAAATTCATATGGTCCTTGAATTACAACTACAAGTctgctaagtttttgaagtacTAATAGAGTCAAACCTCTCTAATAGTGTCGTTTGCCTCAAATACTTTTTGGTTGTTATATCTAAATGATGTTATATAGAAcatataacataacataacatgaaaaTCGATTCTAAAATAAACTTGATGCTTATGTATAAGGCCATTACAAAATAGCATAAAATGAACTGTCTCAAGTCTCAACAATGATACTATACATGTGTTGACACTTCTTGAATGATAATGTATATTGTTGCTTTGATTTGTAAACAGGCGGATCACCTTCGACAGCAAACACTACAACAAATGTCTATTATTTTGACAACGCGCCAAGCAGCAAGGGGCTTACTTGCTTTTGGGGAGTATGTTCAACGTCTTCGTGCTCTGAGTTCACTCTGGGCAGCCCGTCCTCGTGAACCTACCTAAATGATCTGTTCATCAGACAATTGAGGTGAATTTATCTAGATTATGTTTGATGCTGCTGGTAATGCCCGAGCTGTAAATGGGAAATGTACGTTATCATAATTTTGCTTGCTTAGACGGATTTAGCTATTTACTAGTATTTGAAGTACATATTTTCAAGGAAACGAAATtcgtgtatatatatttggatgTTGTATATAGGCTATAGCAATGGAATAATTTGATTGGATGCTTTTGAAGATTTATATGAGGGTAGAAAACTTATTATGAATGCTGAAACTTCAGTTTTTGATATAAAAGGTGCATAAGTAAAGTGTGTTGACTCTAGGGAAATTTTAGAACACATGCTATTACTCCCTCTATCAAAATTATGCAACACACTTTCTTTTTAGTTCGTtctaaaaaaattgttattatttattttttaaactttgtGTCAAGTCAAATCGTGTCGTATAAATTGGGACGggtaataatatatatatatatatatatactcataaTTGTTATGAATTCAGTAAGAAGATTGAACTCATATTTAAATTAAAGCTCCTTTCATCTGTCTCTATTGCAAGCCTAGAGGTCATTTTAATTATACAAGCTAAGCGATTCATCTATTTTATTTCTAATGCAGTactgtttatatatatatatatatatgaaacaGTACTGCATTAGAAATAAAATAGATGAATCGCTTAGCTTGTATAATTAAAATGACCTCTAGGCTTGCAATAGAGACAGATGAAAGGAGCTTTAATTTAAATATGAGTTCAATCTTCTTACTGAATTCATAACAATTATGAGTTCAGAATTTATTATATATCGAAAACATTAGGCTCATGAGAAGCCAGTATTCATGTATTTCATCGGCTGCTACAGCTTGAAATGTTAAACAACTGCTTAATTTATTCAAATACCGTGCAAACACAGAGCAGCATATATAGAGAGAGTTGTGGTTTGGTTTTATTCCTCTGTTTTTGTAACGTAACCTTTAGCTAGATCTGATCATCTGAACCAAAGATCGGTTGCAAAATCACAGCTAGAAGAGCTTTATTTGAAAGCAAAATTGCATGTACACATCATTGATATCAAACAGTAGTTAACATGAACAGGAAATTACTTCACAAAGGCTTAACAAGTCTAACAGCAATACCATCCATATACTATAAGATTTTATTCCTAGCCTGCATCTATATCATATGCTTACTTGAATTTCAACTTTTCCTCACGGCCTTTGGTTTTGATGTATTTGTTGACTTTGGGATTGGATGCTCTCACCTTAATAGCACCATTGTAGTGGCCATGTTTCTTTGATATACCTACCAATGTATCAATGTCTTCCTTAGTTCGAACCGTGATATCCTTTCTATCCATGATCCATCCTTCAATCTCCTCCATCTCCTTCAGCAATTTTTCATTAGTCTTTGTACATTTTCCTGATGAAGAGGCCTTTTTAGTTTTGACCTTAGAAGAAGATGATTCCAACATCTTCTCGATTTCGGCTTTGAGGTGAGCATACCTTCTGAGTTTTCGCACGCAACTCCTTGTAGCCTTACCGGCACCCATTTTATCAAAGCAAAAGGAGAAAGAACTGAAAGCAGTATGGATTTTGAAAATGGAGTTAATGAAGAATTGATAACAGAGATGAATTTAAAAAAAGGGTAAATTTTAGACCTCTTCACATCAATTGAGCGGGAGATTTGAAAATATCAGTCACTCTATTTCGGTTGTCATTTGGCTttatacacacaaaaaaaaacagTATGGTGTattaaagctcccgctatgcgcggggttcGGACTTTGTCCAACACCATTAAACAGGATAGAGCAATGCTTAACTTGCAGTTCATGACAACACTAATAAACGCTATTATGTTATAAAATGAATTAGAATTTATGGATTAGAGGTAAGAGGAATAACAGATTATCAATTAACTGAAGTAAAGGGTTAGAACTTAGAGTTAGTTTTCATTTAAATGAGCCGCAGGGGCTGAGATGATGCCACCTCTTCTCTTCTAAATTACCTTAGTTTTGCCATTTTAGCTTTTATCTAATTgtaattttcattcaatttaatTATCTTAGTTCTTCACACATGACTTCTCCCAATTTCAACTCACTTCTTTAACTTAGGCTAATGAAGAATAGTAAGTTTCAATTTATACGTAAAATGAGCCAATCTGACAAATA
This region of Solanum dulcamara chromosome 9, daSolDulc1.2, whole genome shotgun sequence genomic DNA includes:
- the LOC129903946 gene encoding transcription factor TGA1-like, encoding MNMTSPTTQFAPTRRMGIYEPFHQMSVWEDAFRGDIMPTADACMVSQPNDRLDDKSGYTSGEQHIPSGSGDNQALRGSSDKVQRRLAQNREAARKSRMRKKAYVQQLETSRLKLAQLELELERARQQGLYMLGSNSNTGLLGTINPGIAAFEIEYSHWVEEQQKKNAELRSILQSSVSDMELQLLVENVLSHYFNLFRMKADAAKADVFYLMSGMWRTSVERFFLWIGGFKPSELINVVMPQLEPLTDQQIFKVCNLRHCCQQAEDALTQGMDKLQQTLAQSILNMNTGAGNYTSQMVSSMENLEALESFVNQADHLRQQTLQQMSIILTTRQAARGLLAFGEYVQRLRALSSLWAARPREPT